The Brachyhypopomus gauderio isolate BG-103 chromosome 19, BGAUD_0.2, whole genome shotgun sequence DNA segment AATTGTTGCAGCTACAGCTGTAATTTCTACATGGCAGGTGTAATCTCTACATGGCAGCTGTAATTTATATGGGGCAGTTGTAATTTCTTCAGGGCATCTGTTATCTCTATGGGGGGTTGTAATCTATATAGAAAAGATATAATCTCTATGGGGGAACTATAATCCATATGGGCAGCTGTAATCTACATAGGGAACATGAAAAgttaatgttttgtttgtttgagctGGACCTGTCTTCAGTTGCCTACTGAAGCCATATAAACTGACTTGTATGAGTCTGGCATACAAGGATATGTTACGAAGCACCATATATATCATATAACTACTAAACTCACCAGAATGTAAATTATAGTGGTGTACTGATAGTAACCGTCTGTTCCTATTTTTAGAATGATAACCTAAAGAGTTTGCCAAGATAACCTTACTAGGCTAAGTGTTAATGGATCCAGAGTGGCTAGGATCATGCATTCACACTCTCCAGCCAATCATGGGCCTGAGatgtcctaaccctaaccctagattcTTCAGGGGATTCTGTACCTGaaatggagattcatgtatatgtgcagtgctttttttttacattattgtAATGTGGAGAACACAATACTTACAGTTCCTGATTATAATACCTGATATTTATTAGCTTGAGTTGCCAGAAAAAGAATGATGTTCCTTTATTCCTTCATTATTTTTTCTCACAAGGTTTATCCGTTAAAACTACTCAGTTTATCAGCCAATTTTCCAATCGGTATCTCTGAACAGTATGAATACTGTTGTTAGTGTTGTTTACCTGTTGAATTATCTAACTAGAGCCATAAAACCTAGAAGAAATTATTCAACTGTTGTCTGACCCTGCCATTCTCTCTAATCTGTTTGTTCTCAACCGTCTGCGACTCATTGGAATGTCCAGTTCCCCCCAAGCATCCTGCCAAATATCATAAACTACGGGTTACACTACTGGTTGGTGGAGAAACAGACGAAGCTCCTCACAGTTTGTGTCTCTGACAGAGTCCAACAGGTGTTTGCTCTCCTCCTGaatccactcctccatcctcttgCGTCCCATCCCAAAATCTCTCAGCGTAGTGAGCGTGAAATGCCGGAGCTGATGCCAGCATTCTCCATTACTGAGCGTGAGCCCTGAAGAAGACAGACagaggctgagagagacagagagaggcagagacacagagagagagagagagagagagagagagaggggggaggcagagacagagatagacagacagagagagatagagtagCTCGTTTTCTGCCTGGGAGATCCACACTCTGGCCTTGTCTATGTTGCTGTGATCACCAAGCACTACACCTGTAGAGCAGAGTGTTAACAACACCATACTGATGTATTCAGTCCTAAGGGAGAACACATTCTGTCATCCTGATGAACATGTGGACTGTGCTAAGTAAACCTGATTGTGTTTATCCTCCCTGAATACAGATGAGCAGTGTGAATATACCCAAGCTGCTCTTGTTCTCCAGTATTTCATATGTACTACCTTAAAACCCACAAAAAACCCAAATCTTAGTGTAATAATGAAATATGTCAGTTTTTCTTAAAGAATACCACATTGTAGAGCAAAAATGATACAAACCACTCACTCATTAAATATCTAATTAAATCTTCACATTAAATCTTGAATCTATGGAAACATTTGGAAAATGGGCCCTTAATAGGTTTCTGATGAATACATCAACATGGCCCTCTCctcttccctctcctcctcccactcctcctctctactccaccctctcctcctagcccccttcctcctctcctcccctctccccctctcctccttctccttcctcctctcctcccctctccccctctcctccctctcctccttccctcccctctcctcctcctctcctactCATCCTGTGGGTGTTTGTCAATGTGTGTCAGTAGGGTAGTGTGAGAAGTATAACAACCTGACGTCATATAGTGTTTTTGTGGCAGTACTTAACTGTGAGTCTTGTGAAGTGCAAATGCGTCTACACAACCTTATCAGTGAGCGTGTTGTAGGCTCAGTCTCACCATGGCCATTTGAAGCTGTTTGAACAAACGGGATTGGTGCTCTGCCTACGAAGTCATCCGCCTGGTCTATGAGTGCCTCCTTGACTGCATCGTagcccaccaacaccaccactctcTGGGGTCCCAAATATACTGTCATCACAGGCCCGTAGGTCTTACTCAACTGTTAAAGGACAGACACATCACCAGCAGGTCCCAGGACAACAGCAGGTCACAGGACCTCCTGACCTCTTAACCCCATGCTCCATGATGACCAGTAAAACTTTTTATAATCTGTGAAGAGCTGAATCACATGAAGGACATTAAGGAGTGTAGATTAATAATGGCAAACTGAAGACTAACATTAGGACCCACTGCCTTAGACCCTTTCACAACACTATCACAGCACTATAAGTTTATTTGATTCCTGTTTTAATAAACCAGATTAGGTCATCACTGGATTACCCCACTCGTGCAATACTGTGGCCTCCAGGAATTCACTCTGACACCCAGATCAGACAGATTTTTAAAGAATATGGACAAGTGTTTTATTCCACTAGCAGATTAATAAAACTTCAGAATATGGTTCTTTGTTTCTGATGTAGAGTGACTACATGACAAAAGTTCCATATTCCTGATGGAATTTACAAAAGTTCTCAAATTTGTAAAATACTGCAGGTGATGTAAACAGTATAAACAAACATAAGGCACTTTGGAATATGATGTGGTTCTTTAATCATGACTGTATGTCTTTGCAGGTCAAAAAACACCATACATGTAAATTGAATGATCTACATGTCAGTACTGGCTTACATCCATTTAATATGTTACTGGATTTATTTAGCATTTGCACGTATCTCCACTAATTCCATCCCAATAAAATCCCTGTAACACACTTCTGTCACCAAAGACCACATATGGAAAATACATTTAATTCCGGTATAAATACACATGATTTCTTCTTTACCTTCAGGAAGGTTTTAAACGGGGCACGGCGGTTCAGGGTGAGGATGTTGCCAAGTAGAGGCAGAGCAGCAGGTCCTGGAGGGAGTTTTTGAGCTTTACTCCTCTGTCTGATCACCAATATCAGAATGGCCAGTAAACCCAGCACAATAGCTGTGCTGGATATTTCCATGACTCCTGTCCTGTCTCTACTGATATTTAAGACTGACTTCTGCTTCTTGTTCTTGCTTGTTTGCTAGCTGATGTTCCCAGAGGGCTGTTCAGGTTTTATAAGTAGCagggagggaagaggaggagggaggaggaagaggaggtggagctGTTTGAGTGTTTATGGGACAGAAGTCCACTTCATCCAGGGTGCCTCAGCCTTGTAGACTAATGGGTTATGTATTATTGTTCTATGCAACATGTGGAATAGCACAATCAGTGGGGACCAAATATTCCCACAGAGAGAAACATCGGACACGTCTAACCTTGTAGGGAACTCCTTGTGGTCCTCATGATTGTGTCTCTCTGTTTGCTTCTTTAACTACCCTGACTGCTGTGTCTCCTCATTTGTGTCCTGACTGCTCTATGATCAACAAATGAAGTTGTAAATAAAATGTTCCCTGGACAATCTGTCTGACCTTGGGGACTATCACTTTCCTTGCCTGGTGGTGAGTTCCTCACCTCAGAGCCTACAGAACCTACAGAACCTCAGAGTCTACAGAACCTACAGAACCTCAGAGCCTACAGAACCTCAGAGCCTACAAAACCTACAGAACCTCAGAGCCTACAGAACCTCAGAACCTACAGAACCTCAGAGTCTACAGAACCTACAGAACCTCAGAGCCTACAAAACCTACAGAACCTCAGAGTCTACAGAACCTCAGAGCCTACAGAACCTACAGAACCTCAGAACCTACAGAACCTCAGAGTCTACAGAACTTCAGAACCTACAGAACCTCAGAGTCTACAGAACCTCAGAGCCTACAAAACCTACAGAACCTCAGAGTCTACAGAACCTACAGAACCTCAGAGTCTACAGAACCTACAGAACCTCAGAACCTACAGAACCTCAGAGTCTACAGAACCTCAGAGCCTACAAAACCTACAGAACCTCAGAGCCTACAGAACCTCAGAGTCTACAGAACCTCAGAACCTACAGAACCTCAAAGTCTACAGAACCTACAGAACCTCAGAGCCTACAGAACCTACAGAACCTCAGAACCTACAGAACCTCAGAGCCTACAAAACCTACAGAACCTCAGAGTCTACAGAACCTACAGAACCTCAGAGTCTACAGAACCTACAGAACCTcagagcctacaccatgatcaAGGTCACTGGAGGCTTCGAGGGGTCCATCAGATTGTTTAGCTCTTAATGCTAATACAGATACAGTGAATGCTGATATAGTGAcactcatttaaaatgtgtttgaaATACTCACCTGTGGCTAACAAGCCTCACATTCTTAACATTTTGTGTGTCAGCAAATATTTTGACTGAAACCTGGCCGTGGAATATGGATTATTTTCATCTAAATAACCTATGACCCTGACTGTGTTTGGGTGCGGTGGAGGTCTCGCTGTAGTCTGGAAGAAACACTGAACTCTATGCTACATCTGAAGACTATCTGACCTATATTGGTAGAGTAAAAGCATTTCATTGTATTTTAGTGAATCGACCCTCTGGCCCAGCTCAAACATTTATGAAGTTTATGGTTTTTCCTTCTACCATTACAAAAAAAATTGTGTTACTAATTCCATGTTACATGTTCTAACAACTTGACTGAAGTCTCTGGGAGATTGATCATTTACGGTTTTGCACCTAAACTATGGAACACCTTGCCTACATTTAGAAAGGCTCTGTTGATTCTTTTAAGAAAGAAGAACCATTTAAACAGGCCTTTGACCTCTATATTTCGACAAGCCTTTAAACAGGTGTGCAGCTCTTCTTGTTTTAGTTACTGTGTGGTTCAGGTGTTGGTGTTAGGTtttggggttaggtgttagggttaagggttagggttagagttaggtaTTATGGTTGGTTTAGGTGTTGGCGTTAGGGTTAGTTTTTAGGATTAGGtgtaggtgttagggttaggtgtgggtgtagcaTTAAGAAACTACTGAAATCATTATGTCAGTGAAAGACAGTGGTGTGATTGTTCTCAGGCGTTCCTTGTTAAGAGTCTAGTTAATGTcttgtatttaagccctgtTTCCCATGTTTGTTTGCTGGACTTTGTTGAAAGTACAGCTGTACTGCTCAGTGTTTTCTCATAGACATTGTTCTATAGACATTGTGCTTATAACGTCTAACCCTGTGATTAGTGTCAATCATGTAACTCTCTCTGGACAACCTGGTGTTTTGACCCCTGAATGTTTTAAAGGATTATGTCTCTGGGATTACCTCTATTAAATCTCGCTGTtctcagtgtgtgagtgtgttctccTCCTTATCGCTCTGTGAATGCGGCATTGTGAATCTATAGttatcaattgtttttgtttattattattgtttaatTTTTGGTAGTTCAAAAACGAAAATCTATTTTGACAAGCATTTTTAATCTTTATTTCCTTCATAAAGCATAGCACAGGATATTTCCTGTTTCTGCTGAATAATATACTTTTTTGTTAACTTTCAAACAATGTAAACAATGTAAATACACAAGTTGTCATAATTAGACAATTTTagaacaataacaaaaaaaaattcatttatgtccaatatgctGAAGCACTTTATAAACAAAAACCCAAAAGACCTGAAAGTCGAATTTCCTGCATTATGCTGCTTCCTGTGTGTCCAGGTGCGGCTGAAATCTCTGCATCCTGCAATACTGTGTTTGATCAGCGGGGGGAGGCAATGAGCTGGAATTTGCGAGGCAGGTTGCCAAAGCTGCTAAATTCAGGGGTGGGATCAACACTATCTGGGCCACCAGGAGTGCTGAAGGTGAAATTCTGGAGCAGAGACACGATGAAAAGAAAGAGCTCCATACGAGCCAGAGACTCACCCACACATGACCGCTTGCCTGCAGAAGGGGACAGAGACAAAAGTCGTATCCATCACTGCAGAAACTTGCACATCTTCAGGAGGGACAAGactacagaggtgtcaattccagaaagtcctcaccaggattttgctcaggcttcctggattgtgttgattccactaattttacctggattgcactaattagaaaatctagcaagcttgagcaaaatcctggtgaggacttttactttctgaacctggaattatCACCTCTGTAAGACTTCATAAGATGGAGAGATTCCATTTTTTTGCAGATATAACAGATGAAAACGACAGCTTTACCTGCTGAAAAAGGCAGAAAAGCAGGGTTGGTTTTGAAGTTTCCATTTGTGTCCAGGAAGTTTTTTGGGTTAAACGTCCAGGGAGTCTCCCACATTTCCTGATCCCTCAGAACAGAGTGGAGCAGGGGAATGATCACTGTACCCTGAATGAAGACATGATCATTACCAAAGGGTTTGTACTGTTGTAAGGAGGCTCTGCTGGCCTGCATGTGCAGCTCTGTAGTCACATTGCACTGTTAACCACTGTGAAGTGTTAGagggttagggtgttagggttagagagTTAAGGTTAGAGGGTTAAGGTTAAGGTTAGAGGgttagggggttagggttagagggttagggttaaggttagagggttagggggttagagggttagggttagggttagagggttagggtgttagggttagagggttagggttagagggttagggttaaggttagagggttagggggttagggtgttagggttagagggttagggtgttagggttagggtgttagggttagagggttagggttaaagggttagggttaaggttagagggttagagggttagagggttagggggttagggtgttagggttagaggattatggggttagggttagagggttagggttaaggttagaggtttagggggttagggtgttagggttagagagTTAGGGGGTTAGGATTacaaggttagggttagagttacaGGGTTAGGGGTGTTAGGTCtagggagttagggttagagggttagagggttagggttaaggttagagggttagggggttagagggttagggttaaggttagagggttagggggttagggtgttagggttagaggattaggggtttagggttagagggttagggttaaggttagaggtttagggggttagggtgttagggttagagagttagggggttagggttaggattacaaggttagggttagagttacaGGGTTaggggtgttagggttagggagttagggttagaggattAGAGTGCTAGggttagagggttagggttagagggttagaggttagggttagggttagagggttAGGGTGTTAGTAGTACGGTTAGAGAATTAGGGTGTTAGGgtgctagggttagggtgttaCGCTCTGTTGGCCTGCATGTGTAGGTCTGTAATCACATTGTGCCTTTATCCACTGTGATGGTCACCTTAGGGATGGCGTAGCCTCTGAATGACATGTCGTCCATTGTACAGCGTGGGAGGCCGAGTGGCACTATGTCCAGAAAACGCTGCACCTCGTGGATTACTGCATCAGTAAAGGGGAGGGATGTCCTGTCCTGCATTAAAGGGCTTCGTTCTCGTCCAATCACAGAGTCAATCTCAGTCTGCATTTTTTCTGATTGGACAAAGTGGACAAAAATTAGCATGTAGTTGGTTAGATAGTAATGcagtattttttacattttaggaACTAGAATTTATGTGAAAACTGAAAACCTGCATTTGACATTAAGATAACAACTGATGATAAGTGATGACAGGTGATCACGTAATAATGTGATCAAATATGTGATAACATGATAaaagagttagggttagggttaacccagGACAGGGTTAGGTGTTTAGGGGCATCCCTTACCACAGTACGTGTGAACAAGAAAGACACAAGGGGTGAGAGTTGGTGTTGGGGCTGGGTTTAAGGTTcgagttaggattagggttaggggttagtgttagctTGGTCTCTGTTCTGAGTCTCTGTGTTCAGTCTGTGAGCATGTATTGGTTTTCCTGGTTGTTTGTACTCGTGACGTGTGTGAGAACCTCACCCTGTATATCAGGGTGTCTGATCAGCAACATGAGGGTGTATCTGATAATGTCTACCCTGTATATTAGGGTGTCTGATCAGCAATATGAGGGTGTATCTGATAATGTCTACCCTGTATATCAGGGTGTCTGATCAGCAACATGAGGGTGTATCTGATAGTGGTGCTGGTGGTCTCAGTCCCTGCCAGGAACAGGTTGAGGACGGTGGACACCAGGTTTTCATAGTGGAACTCTGTGTCTGGACTGTCTTTGACCTATTGGACaattacagtgaggaaaatatgtttatatatatatatatacagtcacaAAGCAGTAGGCAGACAAATTTAAATGTGAGCAgactaaaatgtaaatgtgagcaGTGGTCATCAAATGGCCTACCTGATTCATTCTGATGAGGAAGCAGTCAATAAAGTCTCTGGGGTTGTTTGGGTCCAGAGTCTCTTCatgagtttttattttttccttaGTAAAGTTCCTGATGTTGTCCACTTCACCAAATACAGTGTGCTGACGTCCAGGTATCCATTGCAGCAGCCAGGGGAAGATGTTGTATGCCTGTAGAAAGGGCAAATAtctggtttagggttagggtgagggtagGGTTAGGTGGTTAGGGTTACTGTACTACATGACATGAATTGGTTAACTGgtgttaccacacacacacacacacacacacacacacactccttaccTGACCCCAGGGACTGCTTATAAAGCGTAAGAGTCCAAAAACGATGTCCAGTAAACGTAGGAAGTTGCTGTCATCGTAGCTGAACCGCTGTCCAAACACGAGTGCACAGATCACGTTGGACACGGCCCGGCTCATGTAGAACGTGGGGTCAAAGACAGCAGCTGCAGGGAGCACATACAAGTAAACAACAGTCAGAGAACAAAGTTGTAGTTGAATATTGTAGTtgaacatatatacatatataactaGAATTATAAAATACAACATTTGGTGTTCTCACAGTTGTCATAAACTGCGGGCTACACCACTGGTTGACGAAGAAACAGACGAAGCTCCTCACAGTTTGTGTCTCTGACAGAGTCTAACAGGTGTTTGCTCTCCTCCTGaatccactcctccatcctcttgCGTCCCATCCCAAAATCTCTCAGCGTAGTGAGCGTGAAACGGCGGAGCTGACGCCAGCGTTCTCCGTTGCTGATCACCAGTCCTGGTGAATGATTCTTAATGAAATCCTTCAGATAATCTGGTTTACTTTCAgccttggaatgttttgtttgtACTAGCCACAAATTTAGCATAATATACAGTACCAGTTAtggaattttttttataaaaatttTACTTTCACCATAGCACCATGAATAAGGATTAGCTGTTCCCACCTTGGCTTCCTTAATTGAAAGTTTGAATAGAGTTTAAATCTGTTTGTCATGGACGAGGAATGGGGCAGGAAGCCGAGGTGATCTCCAGAACGCACGTTTATTGACAGATACTCGCTACAAAGGTAGCAGACATGAAacatgcacacctacacacacccaaagggaggAGGGGTCCGGGGCTGGATCGTGACACAGTTGTTGAAAGCCATGTGATTTCGGTCTTACCGTAGCCCCTAGTTGCTCTGTGTATGAAGGGAATAGGGGCTCTTCCTGCAAAAAGATCTGCATGGTCTACCAAGGCCTCCTTCACCACACTGTAGCCCACCAGCACCACCGCCTTCTGGGATCCAAGATGCACCATCATCACGGGGCCATAGGTCTTGCTCCACTGTTAAACGCATACAATGAGTACCACTACTGTAGCAGCACAACTGTACCACAAGCACTACTGTAGCAGCATAACTATACCACAGGCACTACTGTAGCAGCACAACTGTACCACAGGCATTACTGTAGCAGCACAACTgtaccacagtcactactgtagcAGCACAACTATACCACAGGCACTACTGTAGCAGCACAATTgtaccacagtcactactgtagcAGCACAACTGTACCACAGGCACTACTGTAGCTGTACAACTGTACCACAGGCACTACTGTAGCAGCACATCTgtaccacagtcactactgtagcAGCACAGCTGTACCAGTCACTACTGTAGCAGCACAATTGTACCACAATCACTACTGTAGCAGCACAATTGTACCACAGGCACTACTGTAGCAGCACAACTgtaccacagtcactactgtagcAGCACAATTGTACCACAATCACTACTGTAGCAGCACAACTGTACCACAGACACTACTGTAGCTGTTTCCTACCATGCTTTATGCTGTCTGCTGTATAATATAGTTCAAACTGATAAAGAGCTCTTCACAAAAATGTGGTGGGGCAGCAGGAGAGCTGTTGTGATCCATTCTGCTTCTCACCTTACCTTCAGGAAGCTTTTAAAAGGAGCACGTCTGTCCAGTGTAAGCAAGTTTCCGAGCACGGGCACAGCAGGAGGTCCCGGAGGCAGAGGGAGACGGCGGCCTCTCCTTTTCCATCTGAGCCCCACTAACAGAGCCAGCACCAAGCCTGCCAGCAGCAGTGTGTCGGAGATCTCCATGAACACTCACTGGGGAGACGTCCGGCAGATCCTGTATTTGTTTCGATTTTACTGCTTCTTTTGGTCTTCCTGCTCAGTCACGGTGCTCAGACAGTGTCTGCACCTGGGGGCCAGTTCGGTGTAGGTTAGCGTTAGCACTATCTCAGTTAAGCATGGACCCAGTTCAGTGGGGAGGGCTAAAATAACAGACTCTACCAATTGCAGCTCTGTCTCTAATGGGCCAAAACAAACAGAGGACTGTGTAGAGCAGAAAACTGCATGTTCACCACACTCCAGTACTCCTACACACCTACATTCCAGTATTCCAATACTCCTATACTCCAGTACTCCTACATTCCAATACTACTACACTCCAGTACTCCTACACGCCAGTACTACTGTACTCCTACACTCCAGTACTCCTAAAATCCAGTACTCCagtactgctacactctagttcTCCTGTACCCCCGTACTCCagtactgctacactctagttcTCCTGTACCCCCACACTCCAGTACTCCTATACTCCAGTACTCCAATACTCCAGTACTCCAATACTCCTACACTCTAGTACTCCTACACTCCAGGTCTCCAGTACTCCTATACTCCAGTACTCCTACATTCCAGTACTCCTTCACTCCAGTACACCAGTACTCATACACTTCAGTACTCCTACACTCAGGTACTCCagtactgctacactctagtacTCCTAAAATCCAGTACTCCAGTACTGCTACACTCCAGTACTCCTACACTCCAGTACTCCAATACTCCTACACACTTACACTCCAGTATTGCTACACTGCGGTACTTCTACACGTAGATACTCCAGTACTGCTATACTCCAGTACTCATACACTCCAGTATTCCTGTACCCTCACACTCCAGTACTCCTGTACTCCTACACTCCAGTACTCCAATACTCCTACACTCCAGTACTCCAATACTCCTACACTCAGGTACTCCAATACTGCTATACTCAGGTACTCCAATACTGCTATACTCCAGTACTCCTACACTCCAATATTCCTGTACCCTCACACTAGAGTACTCCTGTACTCCTACACTCCAGTACTCCAGTACTCCAATACTCCTACACTCCAGTACTCCAGTATCCCTACACTCCAGTACTCCTACACTCCAGTGCTCCTATACTCCAGTACTCATGTACTCTTATACTCCAGTGCTCCAATACTCCTACACTCCAGTACTCCTACATTCCAGTACTCCTACACTCCAGTACTCCAGTACTCCAGCACTCCTACACTCCAGTACTCCTACACTCCAGTACTCCAGTACTCCTACACTCCTACACTCAAGTACTCCTGTACTCTTATACTCCAGTACTCCAATACTCCTACACTCCAGTACTCCTACAGTCCAGTACTCCTGTACTCCTACACTCCAGTACTCCAGTACTCCTACACTCCTACACTCCTACACTCCAGTACTCCTACACTCCAGTACTCCTGTACTCTTATACTCCAGTACTCCAATACTCCTACACCCCAGTAATCCAGTACTCCAGTACTCCTACATTCCAGTACTCCTGTACTCCAGTACTCctacactccaacactccagtACTCTTACACTCCGGTACTCCAGTACTCCTACATTCCAGTACTCCTGTACTCCAGTACTCCTACACTCCTACACTCCAGAACTCCTACACTCCTATAGTCCTGTACTTCAGTACTCCTACACTCCAGTACTCCTGTACTCCTACACTCCAGGACTGCTACACTCCTAGAGTTGTTTGAAATTCCTAAATTGAAAATGTTATCCTGGAGCAGCATTAGGAGAGAACATCTGTGCTCAATAACGCTAACCCTAGGTCACTATAGTGGATAACCTCCCTCCAGGTCTTTAAAGTGGATAACCTCCTTTCTGGTCACTATAGTGGATAACCTCCCTGCAGGTCACTATAGTGGCTAATCTCTCTGCAGGTCACTATAGTGGATAACCTCCCTGAAGGTCACTAAAGTGGAAAACCTCCTGCAGGTCACTATAGTGGAAAACCGCCCTGCAGGTCACTATAGTGGAAAACCTTCCTGCAGGTCACTATAGTGGCAAATCTCCCTGCAGGTCACTATAGTGGAAAACCTCCTTGCAGGTCACATTCTTGCACCTTCTTATCTGTCCACACTTCTTCTTGCCCACAAACCATCTCGTACACTCAGGTCTTCTACTGATGGGCTCCTAATTGTCCCACTGTCTAAACTCCACTTTGGTTGATCGGGCATTTTCCAGACTTGGTCCTCGTCTGTGGAACTCCCAACTGGGATCAAACTATCTTCTTCACTTTCCATTTAAATCTAATCTCAAAACTCAGCTCTTCTCTCTTGCCTATG contains these protein-coding regions:
- the LOC143482911 gene encoding cytochrome P450 2G1-like; the protein is MEISDTLLLAGLVLALLVGLRWKRRGRRLPLPPGPPAVPVLGNLLTLDRRAPFKSFLKWSKTYGPVMMVHLGSQKAVVLVGYSVVKEALVDHADLFAGRAPIPFIHRATRGYGLVISNGERWRQLRRFTLTTLRDFGMGRKRMEEWIQEESKHLLDSVRDTNSAVFDPTFYMSRAVSNVICALVFGQRFSYDDSNFLRLLDIVFGLLRFISSPWGQAYNIFPWLLQWIPGRQHTVFGEVDNIRNFTKEKIKTHEETLDPNNPRDFIDCFLIRMNQVKDSPDTEFHYENLVSTVLNLFLAGTETTSTTIRYTLMLLIRHPDIQEKMQTEIDSVIGRERSPLMQDRTSLPFTDAVIHEVQRFLDIVPLGLPRCTMDDMSFRGYAIPKGTVIIPLLHSVLRDQEMWETPWTFNPKNFLDTNGNFKTNPAFLPFSAGKRSCVGESLARMELFLFIVSLLQNFTFSTPGGPDSVDPTPEFSSFGNLPRKFQLIASPR